The proteins below are encoded in one region of Ascochyta rabiei chromosome 21, complete sequence:
- a CDS encoding Catalase, translating to MPGQMNYSPSGAANGGAHNNDKLPEELVDEMQRLFGKHAGYRTTHAKGLLVEGTFTPTEQAKTLSVASHFNGTSTPVIARFSVGGGIPHIPDVDDGATPKGLAVRFLIDEHTHTDLLSHTFNGFASRTGEDFLSFLQVFRAFQTTKAMLDKANAAGGDIIKEAAAFKAAAAPFQAFLASHPSAATFVNSPKPNPFNYGTITYYEPNTHILTNKDGKITNVRYRLDPADGQHLYPNDPSQLKVLGQSYLEEDLQQRFPSKPIIFTIQAHIANSDDVLDDATVPYKSTTFVPVGKLVIDKLSEDNVARQQQIAFSPTPDLGGIKGIKASADPLIQARKGVYYISADQRRHEKQVE from the exons ATGCCTGGCCAGATGAACTACTCCCCTAGCGGGGCTGCCAACGGAGGAGCACATAACAATGACAAGCTTCCAGAGGAGTTGGTGGATGAGATGCAAAGACTCTTCGGCAAACATGCAGGTTACAGGACAA CTCATGCCAAAGGCCTTCTCGTAGAAGGAACATTCACTCCAACTGAGCAAGCCAAAACACTTTCAGTAGCCTCCCACTTCAACGGTACCTCAACTCCAGTTATAGCCCGCTTCTCTGTGGGTGGTGGCATACCACACATCCCTGATGTCGATGATGGCGCTACACCAAAAGGCCTTGCTGTTCGCTTTCTTATTGACGAGCATACACATACCGACCTCCTCAGCCACACTTTCAACGGCTTCGCCTCTCGAACGGGCGAAGATTTCCTATCTTTTCTCCAAGTCTTTCGTGCTTTCCAGACCACCAAAGCCATGCTCGACAAAGCTAATGCTGCAGGAGGTGATATAATCAAAGAAGCAGCGGCTTTCAAGGCAGCTGCAGCACCTTTCCAGGCCTTCCTGGCCAGCCACCCTTCGGCGGCCACGTTTGTGAATTCACCCAAGCCCAACCCCTTCAACTATGGAACCATCACATACTACGAGCCCAATACACATATCCTGACCAACAAAGACGGCAAAATCACAAACGTTCGCTACCGTCTGGATCCCGCAGATGGCCAACACCTTTACCCCAACGATCCCTCACAGCTGAAGGTGCTAGGACAAAGCTACCTCGAAGAAGATCTGCAGCAGCGCTTTCCTTCTAAGCCTATCATCTTCACCATCCAGGCACATATTGCGAACTCCGACGACGTGCTCGACGACGCAACTGTTCCCTATAAAAGCACAACGTTTGTGCCAGTGGGCAAGTTGGTGATCGACAAACTCTCAGAGGACAACGTTGCAAGGCAGCAGCAAATTGCTTTCAGTCCCACGCCGGATCTTGGTGGAATCAAGGGTATCAAGGCGTCAGCTGATCCGTTGATCCAAGCGAGAAAAGGGGTTTACTACATCAGTGCTGACCAGAGAAGGCATGAGAAGCAAGTAGAGTAG